A DNA window from Pyrus communis chromosome 3, drPyrComm1.1, whole genome shotgun sequence contains the following coding sequences:
- the LOC137729319 gene encoding SH3 domain-containing protein 2-like isoform X1 — MEAIRKQATRLREQVARQQQAVLKQFGAGGYGGSDNLVTDEAELVQHQKLEKLYISTRAGKHYQRDIVRGVEGYIVTGSKQVEIGTKLSEDSRKYGAENTCTSGSTLSRASLSYGRARAQMEKERGNLLKALGTQVAEPLRAMVMGAPLEDARHLAQRYDRMRQEAEAQAIEVSKRQAKVRETPGNSENVMKLEAAESKLQDLKSNMAILGKEAAAAMAAVEAQQQRLTLQRLIAMVEAERTYHQRILQILDQLEGEMVSERQRIEAPPSPTVETTMPPPPSYEEVNGMYASQTHNGSSDSMDYFLGEVMFTYQAVSDIELSLSVGDYVVVRKVTNNGWAEGECKGRAGWFPFGYIERRERVLASKVAEVF; from the exons ATGGAAGCTATCAGAAAGCAAGCCACCCGGCTTCGCGAACAGGTCGCCAGGCAGCAACAG GCTGTCCTCAAGCAgtttggagctggaggatacggagGTTCAGATAATTTAGTAACTGATGAGGCAGAACTCGTGCAGCATCAGAAACTTGAAAAGCTTTACATATCAACACGTGCCGGCAAG CATTATCAAAGGGATATTGTTCGTGGTGTGGAGGGATATATTGTCACCGGGTCCAAACAAGTTGAAATAG GAACGAAGTTGTCAGAAGATAGTAGGAAATATGGTGCTGAAAATACGTGTACTAGTGGAAGTACATTATCAAGAGCTTCCTTAAGCTATGGGCGAGCTCGTGCTCAAATGGAGAAGGAGAGGGGGAATCTGTTGAAAGCTCTTGGTACACAG GTGGCAGAGCCATTAAGAGCAATGGTGATGGGGGCTCCATTGGAGGATGCTCGGCATCTTGCTCAACGTTATGATAGAATGCGACAAGAAGCTGAAGCTCAG GCTATTGAAGTTTCCAAACGCCAAGCAAAAGTGCGGGAAACACCAGGAAATTCAGAAAATGTTATGAAACTGGAAGCTGCAGAGTCGAAGCTGCAAGATCTGAAGTCAAATATGGCAATATTAGGGAAGGAAGCTGCTGCAGCAATGGCAGCTGTTGAGGCTCAACAACAGAGGTTGACACTCCAGCGACTCATTGCCATG GTTGAGGCAGAGCGTACTTATCATCAGAGGATCCTTCAGATACTTGATCAACTTGAAGGAGAG ATGGTATCAGAACGACAACGGATTGAAGCACCTCCTAGCCCAACTGTTGAAACCACCATGCCTCCACCTCCATCTTATGAAGAAGTTAACGGCATGTATGCTTCTCAAACACATAATGGATCGTCGGACAGCATGGATTACTTCTTAGGGGAG GTTATGTTTACATATCAAGCTGTGTCTGACATAGAGCTCAGTTTGTCAGTTGGCGATTATGTTGTTGTGCGAAAG GTGACAAACAACGGTTGGGCAGAAGGCGAATGCAAAGGCAGAGCAGGTTGGTTCCCGTTTGGATACATCGAAAGAAGGGAACGAGTTCTCGCAAGCAAGGTGGCCGAAGTGTTCTAG
- the LOC137729319 gene encoding SH3 domain-containing protein 2-like isoform X2: MEAIRKQATRLREQVARQQQAVLKQFGAGGYGGSDNLVTDEAELVQHQKLEKLYISTRAGKHYQRDIVRGVEGYIVTGSKQVEIGTKLSEDSRKYGAENTCTSGSTLSRASLSYGRARAQMEKERGNLLKALGTQVAEPLRAMVMGAPLEDARHLAQRYDRMRQEAEAQAIEVSKRQAKVRETPGNSENVMKLEAAESKLQDLKSNMAILGKEAAAAMAAVEAQQQRLTLQRLIAMVEAERTYHQRILQILDQLEGEMVSERQRIEAPPSPTVETTMPPPPSYEEVNGMYASQTHNGSSDSMDYFLGEVMFTYQAVSDIELSLSVGDYVVVRKVGLRTIKPCNNKA, translated from the exons ATGGAAGCTATCAGAAAGCAAGCCACCCGGCTTCGCGAACAGGTCGCCAGGCAGCAACAG GCTGTCCTCAAGCAgtttggagctggaggatacggagGTTCAGATAATTTAGTAACTGATGAGGCAGAACTCGTGCAGCATCAGAAACTTGAAAAGCTTTACATATCAACACGTGCCGGCAAG CATTATCAAAGGGATATTGTTCGTGGTGTGGAGGGATATATTGTCACCGGGTCCAAACAAGTTGAAATAG GAACGAAGTTGTCAGAAGATAGTAGGAAATATGGTGCTGAAAATACGTGTACTAGTGGAAGTACATTATCAAGAGCTTCCTTAAGCTATGGGCGAGCTCGTGCTCAAATGGAGAAGGAGAGGGGGAATCTGTTGAAAGCTCTTGGTACACAG GTGGCAGAGCCATTAAGAGCAATGGTGATGGGGGCTCCATTGGAGGATGCTCGGCATCTTGCTCAACGTTATGATAGAATGCGACAAGAAGCTGAAGCTCAG GCTATTGAAGTTTCCAAACGCCAAGCAAAAGTGCGGGAAACACCAGGAAATTCAGAAAATGTTATGAAACTGGAAGCTGCAGAGTCGAAGCTGCAAGATCTGAAGTCAAATATGGCAATATTAGGGAAGGAAGCTGCTGCAGCAATGGCAGCTGTTGAGGCTCAACAACAGAGGTTGACACTCCAGCGACTCATTGCCATG GTTGAGGCAGAGCGTACTTATCATCAGAGGATCCTTCAGATACTTGATCAACTTGAAGGAGAG ATGGTATCAGAACGACAACGGATTGAAGCACCTCCTAGCCCAACTGTTGAAACCACCATGCCTCCACCTCCATCTTATGAAGAAGTTAACGGCATGTATGCTTCTCAAACACATAATGGATCGTCGGACAGCATGGATTACTTCTTAGGGGAG GTTATGTTTACATATCAAGCTGTGTCTGACATAGAGCTCAGTTTGTCAGTTGGCGATTATGTTGTTGTGCGAAAG GTTGGGTTGAGAACAATTAAACCTTGCAACAATAAGGCTTGA